In the genome of Terribacillus sp. FSL K6-0262, one region contains:
- a CDS encoding sigma factor G inhibitor Gin, whose product MSKSCLCGICDQEKQEGIHLYRLFICKECEQKIIQTEPKEVQYHYFVKKLRNLNQMTFH is encoded by the coding sequence ATGAGCAAAAGCTGCTTATGCGGAATTTGTGACCAAGAGAAGCAAGAGGGAATACATCTGTATCGTTTATTTATCTGCAAGGAATGTGAGCAGAAAATCATCCAGACAGAACCGAAGGAAGTACAATATCATTACTTTGTAAAAAAACTTCGGAACTTGAATCAAATGACATTCCACTAA
- a CDS encoding sigma-70 family RNA polymerase sigma factor has product MCSKEKPEQNKIHPNAALMQGFLKEEQHRSIYEQATRYPSAANLQKLNAAFQQFYTEIQLTNYLTMTLSYYARNYSKQASKLSGKELTILDQPASEEQEHTKKEMLVAKENTTAYKWEQAIHDPDLLIAIQGLPTKQRHYLELHFIHQLTHTEIAEKLNISQQAVSKSIKAALGKLRSALPKGDAP; this is encoded by the coding sequence ATGTGCAGCAAGGAAAAGCCTGAGCAAAATAAAATTCATCCGAATGCAGCCCTGATGCAAGGCTTCCTGAAAGAAGAACAGCACCGATCCATATACGAACAAGCAACTCGTTATCCTTCTGCGGCTAACCTGCAAAAGCTAAATGCTGCTTTTCAGCAATTCTATACAGAAATACAGCTAACGAATTACCTTACGATGACCCTTAGCTATTACGCAAGAAACTACAGCAAACAAGCATCGAAACTTTCAGGCAAGGAATTGACCATCCTTGATCAGCCAGCAAGCGAAGAACAGGAACACACAAAAAAGGAGATGCTTGTCGCAAAAGAAAACACAACTGCGTACAAATGGGAACAAGCAATTCATGACCCGGATCTCCTGATTGCCATTCAAGGGCTGCCTACAAAGCAGAGACATTATTTAGAGCTCCATTTCATTCATCAGCTCACCCATACCGAGATTGCTGAAAAATTGAATATCTCTCAGCAAGCTGTTTCAAAGTCGATCAAAGCCGCACTTGGGAAGCTCCGTTCAGCTCTTCCGAAAGGAGATGCACCATGA
- a CDS encoding YvrJ family protein produces the protein MTTESIVSMIGNLGFPIVVSFYLLIRLEQNIKRLEQTLQALIDQIQKGGN, from the coding sequence ATGACGACAGAAAGCATTGTTTCCATGATCGGTAATCTTGGATTCCCCATTGTAGTCTCGTTTTATCTGCTCATACGTCTCGAGCAAAACATCAAGCGCCTGGAACAAACACTCCAGGCGCTGATAGATCAGATCCAAAAAGGAGGAAATTGA
- a CDS encoding helix-turn-helix domain-containing protein, giving the protein MNTLLDLTIRAKEDDTAALEAVLIRFQPKIKKLSSSAPYAWKEDMEQELYIQLIKAIHRFEIKEVEPQWDFSHQLISAI; this is encoded by the coding sequence ATGAATACATTGCTTGATCTCACCATCAGAGCAAAAGAAGACGATACAGCTGCGCTGGAAGCTGTCCTTATCCGTTTCCAGCCCAAGATAAAAAAATTGAGCAGCAGCGCTCCCTATGCATGGAAAGAAGATATGGAACAAGAGCTGTATATCCAGCTAATCAAAGCAATTCACCGCTTTGAAATCAAAGAGGTGGAGCCTCAATGGGATTTTTCACATCAACTTATTTCTGCAATATAA